The Mya arenaria isolate MELC-2E11 chromosome 16, ASM2691426v1 genome includes a window with the following:
- the LOC128222141 gene encoding uncharacterized protein LOC128222141 has product MFVWCFFLALVLIPAAAVGDLEALTLEISNLGRKMDSFQAFVFQDILSIKDKINKMDSKIDAMIVNEKLDKETGQAQSGSQTHEASSLNDKIEPMTLKKQSDRIRRGFREEKEAIRHDLDDLKGISQNLLVGKDQITEYLLTLETNVSTFLGKTIGELKDGILDITKTVQSNLNTSIERNAVEIDEKVQSLKELVQQTDNICKSRSDTITNTITKALSASENTITGYLNDTNLNTANLVDAVNEKINVIKENTDDIIDKSNIAVRLANGSEIRNGVQGRLEVLKYGVWGTVCDDGFNDNAAKVACKMISSKFTSYAYKDHAYYGPGTGAIWLDDLNCNGYESSLFNCPGVIIAINNCGHYEDVGIKCWY; this is encoded by the exons ATGTTCGTTTGGTGTTTCTTTCTGGCGCTTGTGCTTATCCCTGCTGCCGCCGTGGGTGATTTAGAAGCACTTACTCTAGAAATATCAAACCTCGGGCGTAAAATGGATTCCTTTCAGGCGTTTGTGTTTCAG GATATTTTGAGCATTAaggacaaaataaacaaaatggatTCGAAAATAGACGCGATGATTGTAAATGAAAAACTCGATAAAGAAACAGGTCAAGCACAATCAGGAAGCCAGACTCATGAAGCCTCatcattaaatgataaaatcgAACCCATGACTTTAAAGAAACAATCAGATAGAATAAGGAGGGGCTTTCGCGAGGAGAAAGAAGCGATTCGACATGACTTAGACGATCTGAAAGGCATTTCACAGAATCTTCTTGTTGGGAAAGACCAAATTACGGAATACCTCCTAACATTAGAGACAAACGTCAGCACATTTCTCGGTAAAACTATTGGTGAGTTGAAAGATGGAATTCTCGACATAACCAAAACCGTTCAAAGCAATTTAAACACGTCGATTGAGCGCAACGCAGTTGAAATTGATGAGAAAGTTCAATCGTTAAAAGAACTTGTTCAACAAACTGATAATATATGTAAGTCAAGATCAGACACAATTACCAATACGATAACAAAAGCTCTATCTGCATCAGAGAATACCATTACCGGCTACCTTAACGACACCAATCTGAACACTGCCAACCTTGTCGACGCtgtgaatgaaaaaataaatgtgatcaAGGAAAACACTGATGATATCATAGACAAATCAAATATTGCGGTGCGTCTTGCCAATGGAAGTGAAATCAGAAACGGTGTGCAAGGACGTTTGGAAGTATTAAAGTACGGTGTTTGGGGAACAGTTTGTGATGACGGCTTTAATGACAATGCGGCAAAGGTGGCTTGCAAAATGATCAGTTCGAAATTCACCTCCTATGCATATAAAGACCATGCGTATTATGGTCCCGGAACTGGAGCGATTTGGCTTGATGACTTGAATTGTAATGGATATGAAAGTTCTCTATTTAACTGTCCAGGGGTTATCATTGCTATAAATAACTGCGGTCACTACGAAGACGTTGGTATTAAGTGCTGGTACTGA
- the LOC128222659 gene encoding uncharacterized protein LOC128222659 has protein sequence MFVWCFFLVLVLLPAAAVGDLEALTLEISNLGRKMDSFQSFVLQDISSIKDKFNKMDSKIDAIIRQDHIEEDKDQAQPGSQTHEASSFNDKIDPMGLQEQLDRIKRGFREEKKGIRHDLDDLKGISQNLLVGKDQIAEYLLTFERNVNTFLSKIIGELKDGVLDITKNVQRDLNTSIERNAVNVDEKVQSFKQLVQRTDTICKSSSDTITKTLTTVLSVSENTIEGYLKKTSLNTVNLINAVKEDINIIKENTAKIMAKSHDMTRARLANESDYRNGVQGRLEILHGSEWGTVCDDGFDLEDAKVACLMIDSKFVYYGYNPDAYYGRGTGAIWLDEVACTGEERSLFHCEGDGIGEHNCNHGEDVGIKCWYR, from the exons ATGTTCGTTTGGTGTTTCTTCCTGGTGCTTGTGCTCCTCCCTGCTGCCGCCGTGGGTGATTTAGAAGCACTTACTCTAGAAATATCGAACCTCGGGCGTAAAATGGATTCATTTCAGTCGTTTGTGCTTCag GATATTTCGAGCATCAaagacaaatttaataaaatggattCAAAAATAGACGCGATTATAAGACAAGACCATATTGAAGAAGACAAAGATCAAGCACAACCTGGAAGCCAGACTCATGAAGCCTCATCTTTTAATGACAAAATCGACCCCATGGGTTTACAGGAGCAGTTAGATAGAATTAAGAGAGGCTTTCGCGAGGAGAAAAAAGGGATTCGACATGACTTAGATGATCTGAAAGGCATTTCACAGAATCTTCTTGTTGGAAAAGACCAAATTGCGGAATACCTCCTAACGTTTGAGAGAAACGTCAACACATTTCTTAGTAAAATCATTGGTGAGTTGAAAGATGGAGTTCTCGACATAACCAAAAACGTACAACGCGATTTGAACACGTCTATTGAGCGCAACGCTGTGAATGTTGATGAAAAAGTTCAATCGTTTAAACAACTTGTTCAACGAACAGACACGATCTGTAAGTCTAGCTCGGACACGATTACCAAAACGCTGACAACAGTTCTATCTGTATCAGAGAACACCATTGAAGGCTACCTGAAGAAGACCAGTCTGAACACTGTCAACCTTATCAATGCTGTGAAAGAAGACATCAATATAATCAAGGAAAACACTGCAAAAATCATGGCAAAGTCACATGATATGACTCGGGCGCGCCTTGCGAACGAAAGTGATTACAGAAACGGTGTGCAAGGACGTTTGGAAATACTACATGGCAGCGAGTGGGGAACAGTTTGTGATGACGGATTTGATCTAGAAGACGCAAAGGTCGCTTGCTTAATGATCGATTCAAAATTCGTCTACTATGGATATAATCCAGATGCGTATTATGGTCGCGGAACTGGAGCAATTTGGCTCGATGAAGTGGCATGTACTGGTGAGGAGCGATCTCTATTTCACTGTGAAGGTGATGGCATTGGTGAACATAACTGCAACCACGGCGAAGATGTTGGTATAAAGTGCTGGTACCGATAG